The stretch of DNA GTAGCTCCTGAAATAAAAAATGGAAAATCCTATGTACCAGAGGAATTCCTTGACATGTTGTTAATGAAATAAAGTGAAACTTCCATCAGTGGGGGTTTTTCTTCATCCCCCACTGATGGTTAGTTGAACCAATCGGGCATTTACGGGCAGTTGATCCCCAGTTACTCTTCTTTGCATACGCGAATCCTTGAAGTGGGGTCTTACTGCCCGTTAATCTGCGATAAATTTTTCTGTTAAAATATCCTAAATAAAGCTGACCCAACTTTGGATCAGCTTTTTTGCTGTACAGTTGTCCCTTTACAATGAATAGGAATATTTTTTACAAATCACTACTATCCATCTTAATATAATGACGAAATTACACTTAAATGAGCAGGTGAATTCCATGAAAAAAGCATGGCTAGTATCATTTATCAGACTACCTTTGCTCTTTATCTCTTTAATGGTTCTTTATATATTGTTTCATTTTATTGGAGGAGAATTTGATTTCTATTTACTCCCTATTCTATCTACACTTTCCTTTACAATCGTCAATATCGGTTGTTTTATATTTTTGCATCTCTTATTAAAAAAAGAAGGCCTATCATTGAAAAAATTAATCGGGTTTCGTTCTGATTTTTTAATAAAAGATATTTTATTCGGTTTTTTGTGGTTATTTGTTTTATATATCCCTTTTGTTTTGGCAGTCATAGGAACAATGTTTCTCCTATATGGAACCGATTTATTCCAGCACTTTCAAACAGTCTTTGTGGCGGATGAAGAATCCATTTCTTTATCTGTACCGAGATGGTTCATATGGACGACTGCTAGCATATCTGCTGTTTTCCCTTTTTTAAATGCACCTATTGAAGAGCTCATGTATCGAGGGTATTCCCAGCCAATGTTTATCAATGAGTATAAAAAAGTATGGATCGGCATTGTCATTCCATCCATCGGTTTTGCCTTGCAACATATTATCTTAGCGACTACTCTGCAAGGAACTATCGTTTATGCTGTTGCATTCTTTCTTTGGGGTATTGGCAGCGGAATTATCTATCACAAACAAAAAAGGCTATTTCCTTTAATCGTCTGTCATTTCATCGTCAATATCACATTCGGGATAATACCGATTGTATTCCTTGTTTTAGGGACTTAAAAGAAATACACGCGGGCATATATTGATTAATGTTTAAGGACTCATTGTTACCGTTATACGGATAAATGAAGGATATCGGGCTCATTGATCGACTCATTGTTACCGCTATCCAAAAAAATGAAGGATAACGGGTTCATTGATCGATTCATTGTTACCGCTATCCAAAAAAATGAAGGATAACGGGCTCATTGAACGACTCATTGTTACCGCTATCCAAAAAAATGAAGGATAACGGGCTCATTGATCGATTCATTGTTACCGCTATCCAAAAAAATGAAGGATAACAGGCTCATTGATCGATTCATTGTTACCGCTATCCAAAAAAATGAAGGATAACGGGCTCATTGACCGATTCTTTGTTACCGCTATCCAAAAAAATGAAGGATAACGGGCTCATTGACCGATTCTTTGTTACCGCTATCCAAAAAAATGAAGGATAACAGGCTCATTGTGTGTTTCCGGCAAAAAAGGAAGCATACGGCACCACAAAAAGAAATAACCCGATCCTGATAAACAGAACCGGGCTTTAGTCTAGCTTAATTTTTTAAAATCACAGTTTTTAAATCTATTATTGTTTCATTCCTGTATAAATAAGAATAGCATCTCTTAGAAATTCAGCTGTTCCCGGCTGCTCTTTGTCATAATAAGCCGTAAATCTTTCATCATCTACATACATTTGTGCAAGTCCAGCATGTGCTTCCTTGCTGTATTTGCTCCAATAGAAGCATAGCCATTGCTTATGCAAATCTGCTGCTTTCTGAGCTAATTCCCCCGCTGGATCCCCTGTTGCAAATGCTTTTGCTAATGTCTCCTGGACTTCATTCGCCAAGTTCGTCACTTCTTCATTCTGTTCCTGAGTCATGTTCATCAACTTGGCATTGGATTTATCAACTATATCGTTTCCGTACTTTTCACGAATTTCTTTCCCGTATTTTTTCTCATTGTCCTCGACCATTTTTTTCTTAAACCCTTCAAATTTCTCTTTATCTGACATATGAATTCTCCCTTCTGTTAAGGCAATTGTCTTCTCAACATTGGCGATAAGCAAATCTAATTGTTGTCTTTTTTCAAGGAGTTTTTCGCGATGTTCTTTCAGTGCAATCGCTCCCTCAAACGAAGGCGAAGTGACAATATTTTTTATACTTTCTAAACTAACGCCTAATTCCCTGTAAAAAAGGATTTGCTGTAATCTGTCAACCTCCTCTTGCCCATAAATCCGGTATCCAGATGAATTAATTCTTGCCGGCTTAAGAATTTCAATTTCATCATAATACCTTAAGGTTCGGGTGCTGACACCTGCTAATCTTGCTAGCTTTTGCACTGTATATTCCATTCGCTCACCTCCTTATCAGTAATGCTATACACTTCAAGAAAACTAACTTCCTTGTAAATCAACAATACACCTTTACGCAACGTGAAGGTCAACAGCTATTTTTAATTATTTTTTAGTTTTTTTATAATTCATCTTATATACTGATTATATTTCTCGGCATCCGCTTTCCTGCACTCCACCTTGAGCAGCGTTCCACTAGACTCATATTCAGTTGCTCGGATATGACTTTGTTCATTAAAATATGAGACAATTTCTCCTTCTGAGTAAGGAATAAGGAATTCACAATGAATATAATCATCAAAAATTTGATTACTAATGAATTGACTTAGTTCATCCAATCCAACCCTATTTTTTGCCGACAAATATACGCGATCATGATGAATAGAAGGAAAGCTTCCCTCCATTAAATCAGCCTTATTATAGGCATAGATAATCGGAATATCTTTAACACCAATATCTGCTAATACATGTTTCGTAAGCTTCTTCTGCTCCTCATGATAAGGATTCGAATAATCAATCACATGAATGAGCAAATCTGCTTCTATCACTTCTTCTAATGTTGAACGGAACGCTTTCACGAGATGATGAGGAAGCTTATTGATAAAGCCCACTGTGTCCGTTAATAAAAAAGCTTTATTATTCTTTAGCTTTATTTTCCTGACAGATGTTTCTAAAGTTGCGAACAGCATATTCTTTTCGAAAACTTGTTTATCTGCTCCTCGACTGAACTTTTCAAGCATCGCGTTCATGATCGTAGACTTTCCAGCATTCGTGTAGCCCACGAGTGAAACGACAGGAATCTCATTTTGGGTGCGCTTCTTTCTTTGCGTTTTACGTTGTGCCACTAACTTCTCAAGCTCTTTTGTTAATTTAGCAATTTTCTCTTCTACTTTCCTTCGATCAAGCTCTAATTTTGTTTCACCGGCGCCCCTATTTTTTAACCCAGCCCCACCACCTTGACGGCCTAAAGATTCACGCATGCCAATTAGTCGAGGAAGCATATATTTTAATCTCGCCACTTCTACTTGAAGCTGGGACTCTCTCGTTTTTGCCCGACTTGCAAAAATGTCTAAGATTAACATTGTACGGTCTATTACCTCGCATTCAAGCTCCGATTCTAAATTTCGAATTTGCGAAGGCGATAGTTCTTCATCACATATGACCATATCTGCATCCTTCTCTTTTAGAAAATTATGCAGTTCTTGTATCTTTCCAGTACCAATGTAATGGCTTTTATTTATTTGGTTCAAATTCTGCGTCATATCTCCAAGAACGATGACATTGCCCGCAGCAGCTAAATTTCCGAGTTCTTGCATCGAGTATACAAAGTCTTCTTGATTATTGTTTACATTCACACCTACTAAAATAGCTTTTCTTTCCATATATTCATCACTCCGTTCAAAAATAATGACTACGTTAAACTTCCCTGTTGATTTCCGCTGCTGGCACTTAGCGATTGCGGGCGGTCCGGAAGCCTCCTCGTCGCTATCGCTCCTGCGGGGTCTCCCTTTGACTCGCTTCTCCCGCAGGACGTTGAATAATCTTCCCCGAATACTCACCGCACGAAGAAAATGCGAATGCATTTTTGAGGATCTCGCGCCTTCCGCTCCAATCAACAACAAATAAGGTTTTTCAAGACTGAGCTTTAACACAGCCAAAATAATAAAAACACAGGCTAGCTGCCTGTGTTTGAGTAAACGAAGAATATAACAAAATAAACCTAATAAGGATGATGAAATAAACCATCCAAAATAGGTGGTTGAATGGTCTTCACATGCATTATGATGGGCAATTATGAAGATAGCCCATTAGTCATATGAAATTTTTCCGTTTTTTTAGACAACAAAAAAGAGAAGAGAATCGTCTCTCCCCTCTTTTCACGTATGCCGTAAAATTAGGTTCCCTTAAAAAGGCAGACCAATCCCGTTTACTCTGCACAGCAGGCAGAGCCTTAACCGTATTAAATTACTGGTTAAAAGTTTGGAATCGAAGTCTGCAATATGACACTAGGGAACCCTCCGTTCTTTGTAAGTTGAATTTATTTTAACATGCAAAATTAAATATCGCAATAAATTTTCCATATATGTTTTCTTTTGGAAATACAAGACCAGTAATTCCTTTAGAATAACCCCATTGTCTTAGCCAAAATTCTAAATTGGAGGATATGACCAGGTTCCGAAAAAATGACCTTGTTTAGGGACAAATCCCCCCACAAAAAAACTCGTATGGGCAACACTGGATCACTTTCATGAGCGATAACCACAAAAAGAATTGGGCTCCGTTACTTATTGATAGGCTTTTACCCCTAATAATGTTTCTAAATCTACTATCTCAAAATTCTGTTCTTGCAATGCTTCGATAATAAGAGGCAGTGCTTTTGCCGTCTCTGTCTTTTCTGAATCAGAATGCATCAGAATAATATCCCCATTTCGAACATTTTCGACTACGTTGTTTACAATATTGCTAGACTCCTTTTGTGACCAGTCAAGTGTGTCAATGGACCACAGAACGATGGAATAGCCTTCTTGTTCCGTGATGGACGCAACCTTGTCATTCGTTTCTCCATATGGCGTGCGGAGAATGGCTGGTTCTTGCTCTATTACTGCTTGTATGGCTTTTCCTGCCTGGTTTACTTCCTCTTGAATCTTTTCTTTACTTAAGCTTGTTAAATCGACGTGATTGTAGCTATGGCTCAAAACTAAATTACCTTTAACATAGGCTTCCTTTACGACATCTGGGTATTTCTTTACCTCGCTGCCTAAAAAGAAAAAATTTCCCTTAACCTTATATTCATTTAATATATCAATTATAGCTGGAGTGACAACCTCATCTGGTCCATCATCAAATGTTAAAGCCACCATTTTTTTATTTGGACCATTTGTGTACACATTTTCATGCTCATTCGAGAACTGAACAATTTGCTCTCGCCAATTTTGCATTTTCTCCCAAGCTTGGGCAGTTAGCTGATTCGATTTTCCTTTTATATCTAGTGTATACTCGTCACCTGTATGTTGATTTACGATTGCCATTTGTGAATTGAAAACAGATATATGATCAATTTCCTTCCTGTTTTTTGGGATAATCAGTTTCAGTTCAATGTTTTCATTTAATTTATATACATAAATATACTCATCATTTACCATTCTAATATCCATTGGCTCCCCAAAAACTTCTTCTGCCTCTTTAACCGTAACGGATCTTAAATCTTTCGCGTAGGAACGAATATCAAATACCTGTCCTGATTCATTAAACCCTAGAACAACATTCTTGTTCTTGTAGGTTGCATAATAACCAAACCCCGCCTTATCGACATGATCTGGTTCTCCCCACTCTGCTTTAACTTGTTTCATCGAGCTATTCAATACATTATACGGGCTATCTGACGTCATCCCTTTTTGTGCTCTTTCCATTATTTCATCCAGATTTGCGGCTTGGACAGGCTTCTCCTCTTTAGGCTGTGAGGCATTCTCCTGCAGCTGTGTTTTTTCTGCAGGGGGTATTTTTTCCGATTGGCAAGCTAAAGATACGGTGAAAAAAACTAAACATAATAGCAGAGTCATTATTCTTTGCTTATTCATTTCGTCCACCTCCCTTGAGATCTTCCAATCTATTATTGCTATAAAGTGAAACTTCCATCAGTGGGGGCTTTTCGACGCACACGACGTGCTAGTGCCGACGTTGCCACAGGACGTGGCGTTCTTAGTCGGCTTTCATCCCTCACTGATGGTTAGTTGAACCAATCACGCTCAAAACGCCACGTCCTGTGGCTTTCGCCTGACTAGGACATCGTGTCCGTCGTCGGGCCTTTACGGGCAGTTGATCCCCCACTTAGGTTTCTTTAATTCTCTCGCAATCTTGAAGTGGGGGTCTTACTGCCCGTTAATCCGCGATAAACCTTTATGCCAAAACCCTGAGGCCAATTGGCTCAGGGTTTTGCGATATTTCCCCAACTATTTATAAACTCCATTTTTCACGATCTGAAGATAATCATTTAATTCTTGTACGAGAGGGTCTGGCTCCTCGAAAAAATTATATTGATTACTTTTATGAAGCGCTTGATATTTATTACCTAGCTGTTCGCTAATAAACATCGTCATATTGATGACGGTATCAATCGAGACATTTTCTCTAAGCCTATCCGTTTGAATTAGATCCTTTAGATAAACGTGTTCAAGCATAAAGTCTTTTTGGTATGTTTCATAAAACTTCTTCATCAATTTATCCATTTCCGTTTTCACTGCTACAGGTGGATTAATGAAAGCATCTGTGATTAGCATCGTTTCATGCAAATATTGCTGTGTAATATTGCGTTTTAATAAATAGATTTCTTTTACCCTTTCAAAGAAATCATCAGATTTAACTTCCTTTAGTTCCTTCATCGTTGCTTCAGTGAGAAGCTCTATTCCATAATTAACTAAATAAAGATATAAGTTTTTCTTACTCTTAAAATAATGAAACAGAAGCCCTTTGGAAATTCCTGCTCTGCTTGTAATGATATCTGTAGTGGTCTTCTCATATCCATTCTTCACGAATTCCTCTAACGCCACTTTAATAATTAGGTCTTTTTTTTCCTGGGGCTGCTTTTCGAAAGCTGAATACAATCATATACACCCTCTTAATTTAGTTCAACAAGAAAATCGTTTAATTAATTATTTCTTCTTTTCGGTTAATCTAACTTCTTCATATTGTTTTATGGGTTTTCCCTCTAAAAAGTCTAAAATCATATCATTAAAAATTTCCCATTTCATTGTACTCAATGGGTCAAAAGCGTTTTTGAATAATGCTAATGTAGCATTGGGTATATGTTCATAAATAGTCTCAGATGCCTTTCTCTCATCTACACCCATAATATTCATATCCCCTCCCATAACTAAGGTAGGACAAGTAATATTATATAATTCATCTGTATGTGTAGGAAATTCACTTGTTTTTATTTTCAGTAACATTTCTTTATCAATTGAAAACGAATCCCTTAATACTTTCTTTGTGAACTCATCATCTTTATAAACTTTTAACATTAATTTGATTATTATATCGTATGGAATTAATTTCATAATTGCGTTGCTTATATTTAACACCCATTTGGAGGTCCTTGTAGGAATTTCACTGTATCCATTAGATAAGACAAGTCTATTAATGTAGCTACTGTGCTTGATGGCAAATAATTGGGCAATCACAGAACCTTGTGATAGTCCTACGATATGAGTCTTATCAATACCTATCACATCCAAAAACAGCTTTAAATCTTGAGCAATCAGCTTCATCGAATACTCATCATTCGGAAAATGTCTTGATGATTCACCATGCCCTCTCATATCAATCATGATCATCTTATACTTTTTTGAAAATTGTTCTATTTGGGGTTTCCACATTTTCCATGAAGCACCACTTCCATGAATAAAGATGATTGGTTCACCTTCTCCTCTAACTTCATAGTTCATTTCTATATCATTTACTTTTACTTTAGGCATACTTTTCCCCTTCTAATTATAAGTATATAAAGAAAAATAACCATTTAGATACATTTAAAAGCTACAGCCTTAGCTTTTAAACTGAAATATCCTTCTTCTTATATATGATAAATGCAGCCGAGATACTAATCAGGATGATAGCGGCCATAATCGTAATATAGATTGGCTCAAGCATATTTTCATTGATAATATTAGCCGCATCTACATACTTAAACGGGCTAAAATATTTTAAGAAATCCAAGTCCTCCGACAGGCCTGACATCACATTTAAGAAGTAAGTAACGATGACAATGGCAAGCGATGCCGATAATGTATTCCTCGTTTTTCTCATTATCGATGAAAGCATGAAGGAAATGGCCGCAAATGTTAAATGCAATAAAAGTGTCGCGATGATTAACAAGGCAAATGTTTTTCCTGGTACATCTGCATCCTTCGTAAACTGAAAACCTATTAAACTTGAAATGGTTGAAACAATGTTTAAGATCACGATATTTACAACAACAGCAAGGAGCTTTTCTAAAACGATTCGGCCTCTTGATACCGGCTTGGAGAGCAAAAATTCTATCGTCTTCTCGTTCTCTTCCTTTGCCAGAATATTAGAAGCTAAAAGCGCGGAATAAATACTTCCTAATAGAGTTGTCATCATATAGATTTCAATCCCATAAAAGCCAATTAATGTCCCTAAGTTAATCCTATCCATTCCAAACATTTGCTTCATTGATTCTGGATACGCTTCAAAAAGATCATTCATCGATTTTTGACCTTCAGCAAATTGCGGAAAAATGCTTAAAAGCCATATGATTAACCCTGCAAGTACAAGGCTCCAAATGATTAACGATTTCCGGCTTCGTTTCAACTCTCTCATAAAAATCATCTGTCTCACTCCTTACTATTCATAATAGTGCATGAATACTTCTTCCAAGGTCGGCTCTTCAATCAATACATCTTGAACCGGCAAATCATTTAATCGTTTAAGAAGTGCCTTAATATCTCCACTGTAAAGCAAGGTAACTGCATTCCCATTTACTTCTTTTTTGATCATTCCGTTCAGGTCAAAATGAAGCTGTTCTGGATGTTCAAGAGTTAGCGTAATATTTTTCACCTTATTTTTTGTTAAATGCTCAATTGTTTCTACCGTTACAAGCTTACCATCCTTAATAATCGCCACACGATCACACATCTTTTGGACTTCACTTAGAATATGTGACGAGAAAAAGATCGTCGCCCCCTTGTCTCTCTCTTCTTTAAGTAGGTCAAAAAAGTGATTCTGTATTAATGGATCTAATCCGCTTGTTGGTTCATCTAAAATAATTAGCTTAGGCTCATGAAGCAATGCTTGCACAATCCCAACCTTTTTCCTGTTTCCAAATGAAAGATCCTCGATTTTCCGATTTACATCGAGATCGAGCCTAGAAGCCAATTCCTTCATTCTTTCCGTACTAAATTTTTTATGAAACCGTGCAGAGTATTTCAATAAATCGACTACCTTCATATCATCGTAATAGTGGATTTCTGACGGCAAGTATCCAATATTTTGCCGAATTTCCTGTGAATGTTTAATAATATCCTTACCAAAAATCGTCGCACTCCCGCTCGTAGGATAGATAAAGTTCAATAGAGTTCTGATTGTTGTACTTTTTCCTGCTCCATTCGGACCGATAAATCCAAATACTTCACCTTCTTCAATTGAAAAAGAAACATCGATAATACCCCTGTTTTTTCTATACGATTTTGTTAAATTCCTTAATTCTACAATTGCCATACATGAACCCTCCTCTAATCGGATAATCCACCAATTGACTGTTCAGTCAATATCATTGTAGATCTGATTGACTGGATAGTCAATTAAAATTTTAGCAAATTTTAAAAAAACTCTTATAGGCAATTTCTCAACAAAAATCATCAACATAGCCAATGAAAAAGTAATAAATCCAATAGCTATTGACCATAATGGTAATGATTAGTAGGTGGGAGGTGTTAAATATTGAAGGATGAGTTAGAAATCTTTAATCAAATTTTTTCAACTACAAAGGAAGCCATTGAAAAATTTATGAATATGCTTGATCCGGTAATTGAATTTGCAAAAGACGACCATGAACGCCTTTACTACCATCATATTTATGAAGAAGAGGAACAGAGGCTTTCACGCTTAGACGTATTGATCCCTCTTATTTCAAAATTTGAAAGTATGGAGGATGCACAAGCATTTTCACCGACGAATAATGAATTTAATCGACTTCTACAAGAGTTAAACCTTGAAAAGTTTGGTTTACATAATTTTGTTGAGCACCTTGATTTAGCACTTTTTCAGTTTACGGATGAAGAACGGAGTACATTATTAAAAAAATTAAGAACGGATGCCTATAAAGATTATCAGCAAGTAAAAGAAATGCTAATGGAGATTAATAAGCGATTTGACCATGATTATGTAGATCCCCATGCACATCATGATAAAGACCATGATCATTTAGCCCTTCCTAATGATGCACAAGGCAAGAAGGTCAGTTCAATGAAAAAAGGATTTTCTGTTGGCAGTTTAAAAACATAAGAAATGCGTAAGCGCCTTAGTCACCCCCGACAAGCACAAGACGAGCCTCCTGGAAAGGTGTACTTTACCTTTCTGGGAGGATTGGCTTGTGACCTCGAGGTCGACAAAAACGCGACTTCCTGTCGCATTGTCGACACTAGTACGTCCTGTACGTCGGGGGTAGGTGCTGGAGCTAGACAGTTCTCTAACTTGGAAAAACTTAAACTTATTTATTAAAAAAGTGAGGAGAAAGAAATGAGTTATACACCTGATTTACCGTTTTCAGATTCGGAATATAATCATTTGCAGCAAATCGTGATTGATACGGCACGAAGACAATTAGTTGGGCGTAGGTTTATCGAATTGTATGGGCCGCTCGGCAGAGGAGTACAGAGCATTTTTAATGATATTTATGTAGAAAATCACGAAGCAAAAATTGATTTTCAAGGCTCGTTTGATACGAATATCGAATCAAGCAAACGTGTAAATTATACGATTCCCATGCTTTATAAAGATTTTGTTCTTTATTGGCGTGATATTGAGCAAGCAAAAGTTTTAGATATTCCTATTGATTTTTCAAGTGCAGCCAATGCATCTCGTGATGTCGCCATTTTAGAGGATCAAATGATTTTTCATGGATCAAAGGAATTTGATATTCCTGGATTAATGAATGTCAAAGGCAGGCTGACACATTTAATTAGAAATTGGTATGAGTCAGGAAGTGCTTTT from Cytobacillus dafuensis encodes:
- a CDS encoding ABC transporter ATP-binding protein; protein product: MAIVELRNLTKSYRKNRGIIDVSFSIEEGEVFGFIGPNGAGKSTTIRTLLNFIYPTSGSATIFGKDIIKHSQEIRQNIGYLPSEIHYYDDMKVVDLLKYSARFHKKFSTERMKELASRLDLDVNRKIEDLSFGNRKKVGIVQALLHEPKLIILDEPTSGLDPLIQNHFFDLLKEERDKGATIFFSSHILSEVQKMCDRVAIIKDGKLVTVETIEHLTKNKVKNITLTLEHPEQLHFDLNGMIKKEVNGNAVTLLYSGDIKALLKRLNDLPVQDVLIEEPTLEEVFMHYYE
- a CDS encoding IMEF encapsulin system ferritin-like cargo protein, whose translation is MKDELEIFNQIFSTTKEAIEKFMNMLDPVIEFAKDDHERLYYHHIYEEEEQRLSRLDVLIPLISKFESMEDAQAFSPTNNEFNRLLQELNLEKFGLHNFVEHLDLALFQFTDEERSTLLKKLRTDAYKDYQQVKEMLMEINKRFDHDYVDPHAHHDKDHDHLALPNDAQGKKVSSMKKGFSVGSLKT
- a CDS encoding TetR/AcrR family transcriptional regulator, which codes for MYSAFEKQPQEKKDLIIKVALEEFVKNGYEKTTTDIITSRAGISKGLLFHYFKSKKNLYLYLVNYGIELLTEATMKELKEVKSDDFFERVKEIYLLKRNITQQYLHETMLITDAFINPPVAVKTEMDKLMKKFYETYQKDFMLEHVYLKDLIQTDRLRENVSIDTVINMTMFISEQLGNKYQALHKSNQYNFFEEPDPLVQELNDYLQIVKNGVYK
- a CDS encoding polysaccharide deacetylase family protein — protein: MNKQRIMTLLLCLVFFTVSLACQSEKIPPAEKTQLQENASQPKEEKPVQAANLDEIMERAQKGMTSDSPYNVLNSSMKQVKAEWGEPDHVDKAGFGYYATYKNKNVVLGFNESGQVFDIRSYAKDLRSVTVKEAEEVFGEPMDIRMVNDEYIYVYKLNENIELKLIIPKNRKEIDHISVFNSQMAIVNQHTGDEYTLDIKGKSNQLTAQAWEKMQNWREQIVQFSNEHENVYTNGPNKKMVALTFDDGPDEVVTPAIIDILNEYKVKGNFFFLGSEVKKYPDVVKEAYVKGNLVLSHSYNHVDLTSLSKEKIQEEVNQAGKAIQAVIEQEPAILRTPYGETNDKVASITEQEGYSIVLWSIDTLDWSQKESSNIVNNVVENVRNGDIILMHSDSEKTETAKALPLIIEALQEQNFEIVDLETLLGVKAYQ
- a CDS encoding ABC transporter permease subunit, which encodes MIFMRELKRSRKSLIIWSLVLAGLIIWLLSIFPQFAEGQKSMNDLFEAYPESMKQMFGMDRINLGTLIGFYGIEIYMMTTLLGSIYSALLASNILAKEENEKTIEFLLSKPVSRGRIVLEKLLAVVVNIVILNIVSTISSLIGFQFTKDADVPGKTFALLIIATLLLHLTFAAISFMLSSIMRKTRNTLSASLAIVIVTYFLNVMSGLSEDLDFLKYFSPFKYVDAANIINENMLEPIYITIMAAIILISISAAFIIYKKKDISV
- a CDS encoding alpha/beta fold hydrolase, giving the protein MPKVKVNDIEMNYEVRGEGEPIIFIHGSGASWKMWKPQIEQFSKKYKMIMIDMRGHGESSRHFPNDEYSMKLIAQDLKLFLDVIGIDKTHIVGLSQGSVIAQLFAIKHSSYINRLVLSNGYSEIPTRTSKWVLNISNAIMKLIPYDIIIKLMLKVYKDDEFTKKVLRDSFSIDKEMLLKIKTSEFPTHTDELYNITCPTLVMGGDMNIMGVDERKASETIYEHIPNATLALFKNAFDPLSTMKWEIFNDMILDFLEGKPIKQYEEVRLTEKKK
- the hflX gene encoding GTPase HflX, with the protein product MERKAILVGVNVNNNQEDFVYSMQELGNLAAAGNVIVLGDMTQNLNQINKSHYIGTGKIQELHNFLKEKDADMVICDEELSPSQIRNLESELECEVIDRTMLILDIFASRAKTRESQLQVEVARLKYMLPRLIGMRESLGRQGGGAGLKNRGAGETKLELDRRKVEEKIAKLTKELEKLVAQRKTQRKKRTQNEIPVVSLVGYTNAGKSTIMNAMLEKFSRGADKQVFEKNMLFATLETSVRKIKLKNNKAFLLTDTVGFINKLPHHLVKAFRSTLEEVIEADLLIHVIDYSNPYHEEQKKLTKHVLADIGVKDIPIIYAYNKADLMEGSFPSIHHDRVYLSAKNRVGLDELSQFISNQIFDDYIHCEFLIPYSEGEIVSYFNEQSHIRATEYESSGTLLKVECRKADAEKYNQYIR
- a CDS encoding CPBP family intramembrane glutamic endopeptidase — translated: MKKAWLVSFIRLPLLFISLMVLYILFHFIGGEFDFYLLPILSTLSFTIVNIGCFIFLHLLLKKEGLSLKKLIGFRSDFLIKDILFGFLWLFVLYIPFVLAVIGTMFLLYGTDLFQHFQTVFVADEESISLSVPRWFIWTTASISAVFPFLNAPIEELMYRGYSQPMFINEYKKVWIGIVIPSIGFALQHIILATTLQGTIVYAVAFFLWGIGSGIIYHKQKRLFPLIVCHFIVNITFGIIPIVFLVLGT
- a CDS encoding MerR family transcriptional regulator, which encodes MEYTVQKLARLAGVSTRTLRYYDEIEILKPARINSSGYRIYGQEEVDRLQQILFYRELGVSLESIKNIVTSPSFEGAIALKEHREKLLEKRQQLDLLIANVEKTIALTEGRIHMSDKEKFEGFKKKMVEDNEKKYGKEIREKYGNDIVDKSNAKLMNMTQEQNEEVTNLANEVQETLAKAFATGDPAGELAQKAADLHKQWLCFYWSKYSKEAHAGLAQMYVDDERFTAYYDKEQPGTAEFLRDAILIYTGMKQ
- a CDS encoding family 1 encapsulin nanocompartment shell protein; protein product: MSYTPDLPFSDSEYNHLQQIVIDTARRQLVGRRFIELYGPLGRGVQSIFNDIYVENHEAKIDFQGSFDTNIESSKRVNYTIPMLYKDFVLYWRDIEQAKVLDIPIDFSSAANASRDVAILEDQMIFHGSKEFDIPGLMNVKGRLTHLIRNWYESGSAFQDIVDARNKLLEMNHNGPYALVLSPELYSLLHRVHKDTNVLEIEHVHELVTDGVFQSPVLKGKTGVLINTGRNNLDMAVSEDFEIAYLGDEGMNHPFRVYETVVLRIKRPAAICTLDNPEK